In [Limnothrix rosea] IAM M-220, the genomic stretch CAATGCCCTGTCGTTCGGGATAAAAGATAAAGCCAGTCAGCAAATGGCCGACTTGGTAGAGCCCAAAACCAATATTATTTTCGACCCAAAAGTAGGTTTGAGAGTCTAAAACATCACCAATAAAACCACGACCAAGACGGCGATCGCCCCACAGTTTCCCTTGGGTGAGCCAATAGCGTTTCCCGCCTGCGCAAGTAAAGCAGGGCTGTTGGCGGTAACGGTCAACTTGTAGCGTTAAATCGGGTTGTAATTCTGAGCCGATAAAACACAAAACCGTATCACTTTTACCGATATAAGTGCGATCGCCGTCGAGCCAAAATTGTAAATCTGGGTGGCGATCGCCTTTAAAAATTACTGCGCCTGTTTCGCGTTTAAATTCGCCATTTTCCCAGTAGAGATAATAATGATTATGTGGTGTAAATTGTGTTGCGATAATAGTGCCGCACGTGTGAAAAATCAGTTGTTTATTAGTAAATGTTGGTGTCGCGAAAATAATAGGCTGACTTTGACAAGTCGGGCAATATTGATGGCTATAAATTTGATGGCAGCTTGTACAGGTTTGCCATGCTAAATTTCTCAATAAATCTAGAGGAAAAATTCCCCGTTTATCTTTTTCTGAAAGTTTTTTAAAGTGATCAATTAAATTTTTATTTAAAATCTCAAATTTCAGAGCAGGCTTGGGATATTTTACTTTGGCATTAAAAATATTGAGACGATAGAGTGGTCGAGCAATTTGAGAAATCTTTTTATCTGGATAAATACCACCGTAAAGATCTACATAAAGTAGACAGCGAAATAGTAGAAGACTGTAAGCATACCAATCTGATTCGATGTTGTGAGATAAAACTAAATCTGGATAGTTCAAGTTGGTATCACAAAGAATAGGATCAACAAATCTTGGGGTGAAAACCTTACATGAGAAAGATTGAAATTGCCAAGAATCGGTATCGATAAAATAGGGAATATTTCGTTTAATGAGAATATTTAAATCATTAAAATCACCAACCACAATTCCTTGCTGATGAAGCGTCGTTAAAGTTTGGTGTAAGCGAATAAAAATCTCGGTTATTTGGTCATGGTCAATGCCATTTTTTTCACGGAAGCGGCGATCGTCATAACGATAGAGAGGCTGAGCGTCTTGGAGCCAATCCATTGTGTAGCCAGCTATTTGACCATCATTGTCTGTGACAAACTGCTTGGGGACAAGAACATTGCTCGGTAGGGATTTCGGAAATTGTCGTAATTTTTTTTGATGTTTAATAATACGTTCTTGCGCTGCTTTTTGGGCAGATTTATCATTAGCAAAGCTGGGATGTTGCGGTGATTTGAAGAGCTTGACAACCTCTTTGGAATTCAGAGCGTAAATCTCAGCTTCGCCGCCTTGCCCAATAATTTTAGAAGTGGATAATTGAATGGGTTTTCCTTGAATAAAATATTGCATTTCTAAGTACTTTTTTGGTTGCGGCGTACAGTAATCAATGTGGTGTCATCTTTTAGTAAATGTTCTTTTTTGTTGGCGATCGCCAAACAACGACGTACTTGATCTGGATTTTTGAAATATTTCTCAGACCGCCAAAACTCATTTAATTCTTTTTCTTTTAGCCAATCGTCAATGCCATCAGTTGCGATACAAAAAGATTCAATCTGAGAGATTTTAATTTGTTCGTATAGCTCTAATTTTGTGTCTGGATAAATGAGATAGGGCGGCGCATTTTTAGGAAAGGATAATTGTTTCACTTCATCATTAACTGCATATGTCCCATCACCGCAACCAAAGATAAAAACCTCTGCTTTTATTGCAATAAATCCTAATAAAGTAAACAGATAATATTGCTGAAAATTGGCAATTTTTGGGAGTTGAGTAAGTACTTTTTCACCAAGTAAATGAAATGTTTCTGGGGTTAAAGGTTCTGGTAAATGGGCGGCGATCGCCTCGGCTAGTAAATTCACACCCAACCACGCGCCGACTTCACTATGGGACTGACTGCCGCAGCCGTCTGCCACGATACCGATCAGAAAATCATCGGTTGAGGTGACGAGCATCGCATCTTGATTATTTTTGTGGAGCCGTTGGTGTTCTCGACCGATTACAGAACCCGCCGCCCACTCAAAATCGTCCATAATTTTTCACGCTTAAATATTTCTATTTTTATTATAGTGTAGCAAAAACACTTTTGTTGGGTGGTGTGAAAGCGGAGGCGGCAAAACGCCGATGGAAACAGTAATCTTTGGGGTAGTCTAGTTCGTGGCAGAATTCAAAATCTTGTGGAAACCGATGAATGAATCAAACGCTAAATTGCCAAATTTTATTGGGGACGAGGTTTACGACTCCTACGAAACAGCGCAGGTGGTCATTTTGCCAATTCCCTATGAGGTGACCACGACTTATCGAAAGGGCTGTGAGCGTGGCCCTGCCGAGCTTTTGGATGCCTCATACCAACTGGAATATTACGATGATGAGTTGCGTTGTGAGCCTTGTTTTGATTTGGGGATTTTCACCCATCCGGCGATCGCCGACACGAGACAACATCCTGATTTATCGCCAGAAATGATGTTGCAGGAGACGAGCAGCACTGTAAAAAAATTATTGGACGACAATAAATTTGTGATTGCTCTCGGTGGTGAACATGCGATTACAACAGGTATGGTGCAAGGTTTTCTCGATTTTTACGACGAGCCGTTTACGGTGGTTCAAATTGATGCCCACGCGGATCTGCGCCAAACTTTTGAGGGGTCTGAACATAACCATGCCTGTGTCATGCGTCGCATTATGGATTTGGGTTTACCCAGCTTGCCCGTCGCGATCCGTTGTCTGTGTAAGGAAGAAGCTGATCTGATTGCCGCCAAAAATATTCCGGTGGTTTGGGCATGGGATATCCACCAAAATCCCCACTGGATCGAAGCGGCGATCGCCAATATTGCGACAGAAAAAGTATTTTTAACGATTGACTTAGATGGTATTGACCCAAGTCTGATCGGCGGGGTGGGTACGCCGGAACCGGGCGGTTTAGATTGGTTTGGTACATTAAAATTTTTGCGGCGACTGTTTCAGCAAAAAACCGTGGTTGGCTGCGATGTGATGGAGTTAGCGCCGATTGCGGGAAATGTCGTCTCGGAGTACACGGCGGCAAAGTTGGTTTATAAATTAATCGGTTATTGGCACGAGAAAAACTTTAGAGAGCAATGGTAAGGTCGAGCAGAAAACAAAGATATAGTAATTTCGAATAAGTTCTAGAGGGTTTCTAGTGTCCTTCTTTGAGGAAGGTAGCTCAGGCGATTAGGGTTTTCAATAGGTGATGTCACACGCAAAGCGAATACATTGAATACTGCGAAGGTAGCTGCAAATCACAGGATATAGAAGAAAAATCTAGGCATTTGTGGCGATCGCCTCTAAACATAACGCCAACTTCGGTAAATTAGTGATGTGAGGGACTGAGACGCTTTTCATTGGTCGAAATCACGAAGTACTTGTTCTAAGTCTGTCAAAAGTGTAGGTAACGTGAGTTTTGCTTAAGCATGCTCGGAAGTACGACGCGGTGAATGGGAGAGCGAGAGATCGGGAGATATTTCTATGCAAACAATCCTACTAGCTTTCAAAAAATGCAAATTTTCGTTGCTTCCCCGTGTCTCTCCCTCTCCATGTCTCCTTTTCTCTAAAGAATTTTGGCTACATTCTTATCCATAACTGACGTTAGGTAAGTTTTCTTGGGCTGTTTGCCAAACAACAGCAACGTTTACGCCAAAATACGCATGCACAAGACGATTTCGCATCCCAATCATCTGCCGCCACGGAATGCCTGGATAGGTCGTTTTTGTGTCGGCGGAAATATTGTTTGCGGCTTCTCCAATAATCTCTAGGTCTTTAATCACCGCCAACTGCAACATACGGTTGCCCTCAAGATCCGCTTTGGTTTGACCTTGGAGAAATGTGAGGATTTCAGCCGTAGCATCGCGCATATGGCGCAAGCGAGTGAGATCATCAATTTTTGTCATAAATCACCAGTGCCGTCGCTAGGACTTTCTCGCGAAAATATGGGCTAAGTTCTTCTGGAGTGCGGAGATCGACTGTGCGTCCAAAAATCTTTGTGAGGTGATCCTGCATCTCGCTCATGGTAAAAAAGCTGGGTGTTTTTTCTGGTGGAAAATGAACAAGAATATCAACATCACTTGCCACACCAAAATCATCCCGCAACACTGAACCAAAGAGTGCTAACTGCTCAACAAAATATCGCTCGCAAAATTCTTGTATGTCTGCTTCGGTGAATGAAATGGGGAGAGTCTGCATTCGCCTTTGGATAACAACATCAACTGTCTTGCTCAAGGATAGCTTGCTGAATCTGATCTAGGTACCACAAAGAGATTTGAACGTTTGGATGCTGCTCTCCGACGACAGGGAGCAAAATCTCGACAGCTTGACTGATGAATTCCTGTGCTTGCGAATACTTGCTTTGTTGATAGTAAAGTGTACCTAAATTATGCAAGCTGGTCGCCACAGAGGGATGGCGATCGCCGAGCAATTCTTTCGTCATCTGGAGGGCATCAATGAAGAGGGGTTCGGCGGCTTCATATTTCCCTTGGGACTCAGACAAGAGGGCGATGTGATGGAGTTAGCGCCGATTGCGGGACATGTCGTCTCGGAGTACACGGCGGCAAAGTTGGTTTATAAATTAATCGGTTATTGGCACGAGAAAAACTTTAGAGAGCAATGGTAAGGTCGAGCAGAAAAGCAAGATCGCTTGTGTCTTGCCTTGGGGAAGAATGTCTTAGGCAGTCAGGAGTCTCAGTAGTTGATGCTGCAGACAAGGTAAGGTGTTTGTTGCATATTAGTAAGCATCTTTGCGGTGGCTGACACTCAATAGCAACACGATTAATTCCTGATCTTGGACTTTGTAAATAATTCGATAATTACCAAATCTCACACGATAAGAGTCATCGTAGCCTTTTAGTTTTTTGACTCCATTCGGTCGCGGTTCATCAGCAAGGGAACGAATTTTTGTAATGGCCTGTTTTCTTTGTTGTGCGGGCAATTTGTTGAGCTGTTTTTGCACGGGCTTCGGGATGATGATCTGATAGCTCATGCTTGGTTTGCTTCGTATTGTTCGAGGGTCAGATAATCTCCTCGGTCATAGGCGGTCTGGGAAGTGAGAATCGTTTCTTGTTCTTCTGGGGTGATATCGGTTTCGATGTAGCGTTTTTTGAGGAACAGCACAAAGTCGAGGGCTTCGGCAAGGAGGTCATCGGGAAAGGCTTCGACTTCTTGGATGAGTTGTTCTTTCGGGGTCATCGTCATTGCCTAAATGCAGTGGGGCTACACATATTTTAAATGTCGAAGAAAATTTCTGTCCGTCTTTACGCATCTTTTTGGGGTATTTAGCCATATCGATGATTTGTGTAGGGGCATTTCGGGAAATGCCCACAGTTAACTGTTGCAATCAATGACAGATTCGTGGGCTGGAAAAGTAGTCTCTGGGTCAATTCCGATTGCCCCCTACAGAAGGCTATGAAGATTAAAAAATCATGGGTGACGCTCGATGAAAATAGTGGGTTTATTGCGATAAATTGTGCCTCGCTTTACTCATCCTAAGCGGACGTTTCATCTATATTTCGAAGTTGTTTCAATAGACCTTGAGTGATGGGGTGATCGCTTAATTTGTCTAATGCTTCTGCCTCCATCGCAGCTTGAAGTAAACCAACAAAATTATTAAGACTTTGCTGCACCTGTGGATGATCCTGTCCTAAGGTTTCTAGCTCGATTTCTAAACATTGCAAACGGAAAGATTCAGCTTTAGTAAATTTCCCTTGAGTAACATACAATCCGGCGAGGTTATTCAGACTAGTCGCCACAGAGGGATGGCGATCGCCGAGCAATTCTTTCCNNNNNNNNNNNNNNNNNNNNNNNNNNNNNNNNNNNNNNNNNNNNNNNNNNNNNNNNNCATACAATCCGGCGAGGTTATTCAGACTAGTCGCCACAGAGGGATGGCGATCGCCGAGCAATTCTTTCCACATCTGGAGGGCATCAATGTAGAGGGGTTCGGCGGCTTCATATTTCCCTTGGGACTCATGCAATCTTGCCAACCAAGAGGAATAAAGAGCGATAGTTTTCTTCTTGGCTTTTTTTAAACGGACAATCTTTAACGCTTCTTCCGCAGGGGGAATGCCATCACTGTAGTGACCCACCTCATCATAGAATTGCGCAATTTCGTTGAGGTATCCCGCTAAAGTCAAACTCTCTTTAGGTAGTGCCTGACGACCTTGTTCAATCGCCCTTTTGTATCCCGACAAAGCATTATTTAGATATTGATTTGCTGCTTCACTTTGACCATTCGCTAGAGCTGCTTTTGCCCTTTGGTGAGCTTCTTTCGCCTGCTGAAATGTATTTGCAAAGATCGGTGCTTGATTTAGTCGAAACTCTCCACCTTGTAGTTTTAATCTCTGGGTTTTTAATCGTTGCCGCACCTCAGGATTTTCCATGGTCTGAAGCAACTCATCGGCCACCGCCATCGACTGTTTAAAATACGGTCGCAAAGATTGCCATGCCGTCACCAGTTCCCAGTCTGCATTCGCCGGAATTTCTGCTGCCCGTTCACTGAGTCCTTCTACAAAAGCCAGTTGCCACCCCTGCCGATCTAATTGCGGAGTCCACTGATCTCCAAAGTATTGATGAAGTAGGGCATGAACCCGATAGACTTCACCTTTTTTGACTTCCCGCAGCAAACTCATATCCCGCAGCCAATCTCTCGCCGCCATCAAATCTAAAATTTTTGCTGTTGGTCGTTCTTTCTTTTCTGCTGGCTGATGACGCTTCCCAAACAAGCCCCGTAGCCAATTCTTGAACCTTTCCCATAGACTTAGCCTTTTCGGTGTAGCTGTCGGTAACTCTATCGGATAGCAAGCCACCACTGCCTCCACCAGTTCCCAGTCCACATTTCCCGCCGTGAATAAACTCAGTACCCTTGCGAGCTGTTGTGCCGAGACATCGAACTCTTCTAACTGCTGCCAGCTCACCTGAAATGCTGCTTTTAAACCTTTTTCCTGACGTTTTCGCGTTTCTAGTGTTTTCTGTTTACCGATCGTCAACGGCTCCGCCTCTAAGCCCTCCGCCTTCAGCGCTGCAACTAAAGCCTCCACTGTCCGCCCTGACTGAGACACACCGAGCCAACTTCCCGCCAAAACCAAAGCTAAAGGTAATCTCCCTAATTGTTCACAGAGATTTTCGACTGTCGCTATTTGCCCGTCGACGCGATCTTGATGGTTTTTGCCCACACAATGACAAAACATCTCTACCGCTGCCTCTAGCTTTAGCTCCTCCAGCTCAAAAGCCGCCAAATCTTCCCAGCGCTCCCTTGAAGTTAAGAGAATCCGAAAAGGCGATGTTTCCTCAGAACTTTG encodes the following:
- a CDS encoding protein phosphatase 2C domain-containing protein: MDDFEWAAGSVIGREHQRLHKNNQDAMLVTSTDDFLIGIVADGCGSQSHSEVGAWLGVNLLAEAIAAHLPEPLTPETFHLLGEKVLTQLPKIANFQQYYLFTLLGFIAIKAEVFIFGCGDGTYAVNDEVKQLSFPKNAPPYLIYPDTKLELYEQIKISQIESFCIATDGIDDWLKEKELNEFWRSEKYFKNPDQVRRCLAIANKKEHLLKDDTTLITVRRNQKST
- the speB gene encoding agmatinase; its protein translation is MNESNAKLPNFIGDEVYDSYETAQVVILPIPYEVTTTYRKGCERGPAELLDASYQLEYYDDELRCEPCFDLGIFTHPAIADTRQHPDLSPEMMLQETSSTVKKLLDDNKFVIALGGEHAITTGMVQGFLDFYDEPFTVVQIDAHADLRQTFEGSEHNHACVMRRIMDLGLPSLPVAIRCLCKEEADLIAAKNIPVVWAWDIHQNPHWIEAAIANIATEKVFLTIDLDGIDPSLIGGVGTPEPGGLDWFGTLKFLRRLFQQKTVVGCDVMELAPIAGNVVSEYTAAKLVYKLIGYWHEKNFREQW
- a CDS encoding DUF86 domain-containing protein, whose amino-acid sequence is MTKIDDLTRLRHMRDATAEILTFLQGQTKADLEGNRMLQLAVIKDLEIIGEAANNISADTKTTYPGIPWRQMIGMRNRLVHAYFGVNVAVVWQTAQENLPNVSYG
- a CDS encoding nucleotidyltransferase family protein — its product is MQTLPISFTEADIQEFCERYFVEQLALFGSVLRDDFGVASDVDILVHFPPEKTPSFFTMSEMQDHLTKIFGRTVDLRTPEELSPYFREKVLATALVIYDKN
- a CDS encoding tetratricopeptide repeat protein, which codes for MSESQGKYEAAEPLFIDALQMTKELLGDRHPSVATSLHNLGTLYYQQSKYSQAQEFISQAVEILLPVVGEQHPNVQISLWYLDQIQQAILEQDS
- a CDS encoding type II toxin-antitoxin system RelE family toxin translates to MSYQIIIPKPVQKQLNKLPAQQRKQAITKIRSLADEPRPNGVKKLKGYDDSYRVRFGNYRIIYKVQDQELIVLLLSVSHRKDAY
- a CDS encoding tetratricopeptide repeat protein → KELLGDRHPSVATSLNNLAGLYVTQGKFTKAESFRLQCLEIELETLGQDHPQVQQSLNNFVGLLQAAMEAEALDKLSDHPITQGLLKQLRNIDETSA
- a CDS encoding tetratricopeptide repeat protein, with product MDNLEAGVAEFVGREAEFQRIDELFEEQDGNLPIVLVTGMAGVGKSELTLQYAISKRALNQFQGGIAYLSAANFLDDLQDFVIAAQLNDTTDFRLLKSPKAQAKKAWELWQEFCTSMSAQALIVIDDVKDYQAEIADFLPQSSEETSPFRILLTSRERWEDLAAFELEELKLEAAVEMFCHCVGKNHQDRVDGQIATVENLCEQLGRLPLALVLAGSWLGVSQSGRTVEALVAALKAEGLEAEPLTIGKQKTLETRKRQEKGLKAAFQVSWQQLEEFDVSAQQLARVLSLFTAGNVDWELVEAVVACYPIELPTATPKRLSLWERFKNWLRGLFGKRHQPAEKKERPTAKILDLMAARDWLRDMSLLREVKKGEVYRVHALLHQYFGDQWTPQLDRQGWQLAFVEGLSERAAEIPANADWELVTAWQSLRPYFKQSMAVADELLQTMENPEVRQRLKTQRLKLQGGEFRLNQAPIFANTFQQAKEAHQRAKAALANGQSEAANQYLNNALSGYKRAIEQGRQALPKESLTLAGYLNEIAQFYDEVGHYSDGIPPAEEALKIVRLKKAKKKTIALYSSWLARLHESQGKYEAAEPLYIDALQMWKELLGDRHPSVATSLNNLAGLY